In one window of Rathayibacter caricis DSM 15933 DNA:
- a CDS encoding DUF4032 domain-containing protein — MSGSLNITSATVDPALLDLPWNLRLNDWPDEYIAALPKGISRHTVRFAHLSGHVVAVKETTAEMARREYEMLKTLQRLDVPCVVPGAVIANRTDDEGGELPAVLVTRHLKFSLPYRALFSQTLRPDTATRLVDALALLLVRLHVIGFFWGDVSLSNTLFRRDAGAFAAYLVDAETGQLYSGGLSNGQRENDLEIARVNIAGELLDLEAGGRVDEDLDPITVSDGIVAAYRSLWKELTGVESFATSERWRINDRVNRLNDLGFDIEELAIKTDDAGSTVRIQPKVVDAGHHQRRLLRLTGLDAQENQARRLLNDLDSYTATYGKQGLDEEMVAHEWLAQVFEPVIRSIPRDLKGRLEPAEMFHQLLEHRWFMSQQQARDVPLAEAVTAYVNDILRHRRDEATIIAPPTEALTLPNLVIDEAGDAELTDEDADVDWTKNV, encoded by the coding sequence ATGTCCGGATCCCTGAACATCACCTCCGCCACCGTCGACCCGGCCCTCCTCGACCTCCCGTGGAACCTGCGCCTGAACGACTGGCCCGACGAGTACATCGCCGCGCTGCCCAAGGGCATCTCGCGTCACACGGTGCGCTTCGCCCACCTCTCGGGACACGTGGTCGCCGTCAAGGAGACCACCGCCGAGATGGCGCGCCGCGAGTACGAGATGCTCAAGACGCTGCAGCGCCTCGACGTCCCCTGCGTCGTGCCCGGCGCCGTCATCGCGAACCGCACCGACGACGAGGGCGGCGAGCTGCCCGCCGTGCTGGTGACGCGCCACCTCAAGTTCTCGCTGCCCTACCGCGCCCTCTTCTCGCAGACGCTGCGGCCCGACACGGCGACCCGCCTCGTCGACGCCCTGGCGCTCCTGCTCGTCCGGCTGCACGTCATCGGCTTCTTCTGGGGCGACGTATCACTCTCGAACACGCTCTTCCGCCGCGACGCCGGCGCGTTCGCCGCCTACCTGGTCGACGCCGAGACCGGTCAGCTCTACTCGGGCGGGCTGTCGAACGGCCAGCGCGAGAACGACCTCGAGATCGCGCGCGTCAACATCGCCGGCGAGCTCCTCGACCTCGAGGCCGGTGGGCGCGTCGACGAGGACCTCGATCCGATCACGGTGTCGGACGGGATCGTCGCGGCGTACCGCAGCCTCTGGAAGGAGCTGACCGGCGTCGAGTCGTTCGCCACCTCCGAGCGCTGGCGCATCAACGACCGGGTGAACCGCCTGAACGACCTCGGCTTCGACATCGAGGAGCTGGCGATCAAGACCGACGACGCCGGATCGACCGTGCGGATCCAGCCGAAGGTCGTCGACGCCGGTCACCACCAGCGCCGCCTCCTCCGCCTGACCGGGCTCGACGCCCAGGAGAACCAGGCGCGACGGCTCCTGAACGACCTCGACTCGTACACCGCGACCTACGGCAAACAGGGCCTGGACGAGGAGATGGTCGCGCACGAGTGGCTGGCGCAGGTGTTCGAGCCGGTCATCCGCTCGATCCCGCGCGACCTCAAGGGGCGCCTGGAGCCGGCCGAGATGTTCCACCAGCTCCTCGAGCACCGCTGGTTCATGTCGCAGCAGCAGGCGCGCGACGTCCCCCTCGCCGAGGCGGTCACGGCCTATGTGAACGACATCCTCCGCCACCGCCGCGACGAGGCGACGATCATCGCCCCGCCGACCGAGGCGCTGACGCTGCCCAACCTCGTCATCGACGAGGCGGGCGACGCCGAGCTGACCGACGAGGACGCCGACGTCGACTGGACCAAGAACGTCTGA
- the msrB gene encoding peptide-methionine (R)-S-oxide reductase MsrB, which translates to MSSYSVNKTDAEWREELDREQYAVLREAATERPWTGELLDEHRSGLYTCAACHAELFQSGTKFDSGCGWPSFYESVNPDAVQLIEDSTLGMVRTEVRCANCGSHLGHVFPDGFGTPTGDRYCMNSIALEFQAESE; encoded by the coding sequence ATGTCGTCGTATTCCGTGAACAAGACCGACGCCGAGTGGCGCGAGGAGCTCGACCGCGAGCAGTACGCCGTCCTGCGCGAAGCAGCCACCGAGCGTCCGTGGACCGGCGAGCTGCTCGACGAGCACCGCTCCGGCCTCTACACCTGTGCCGCCTGCCACGCGGAGCTCTTCCAGAGCGGCACCAAGTTCGACTCCGGCTGCGGTTGGCCGAGCTTCTACGAGTCGGTGAACCCCGACGCGGTGCAGCTGATCGAGGACAGCACCCTCGGCATGGTGCGCACCGAGGTGCGCTGCGCGAACTGCGGTTCGCACCTGGGCCACGTGTTCCCCGACGGCTTCGGCACCCCGACCGGCGACCGGTACTGCATGAACTCGATCGCCCTCGAGTTCCAGGCCGAGAGCGAGTGA
- a CDS encoding DsbA family protein — MTNGGANDRLSKNQRREAAREKARRLREQQKRRDRAGRLLLQGGLAVVVIAVVAIVALVLVPNLRPAEVGPGPANMASDGLVVGEGLVAQTSDPVPASGTPSPSALDTSTGTVDIRVYVDYLCPYCGEFETTNGEQIEEWVDSGAATVEIHPIAILTPRSNGTKYSERAANAAACVADSSPDSFFDFNSLLFENQPAEGTDGLSDDELKGYAADAGVEDTAAVDSCIDDGSFTSWVQAATERATSGPLPGTEVEKVSGTPTVLVNGEAYSGSLTDPEAFSSFVLAAAADTYSSASPTPTPAAG, encoded by the coding sequence ATGACCAACGGCGGAGCCAACGACCGTCTCTCGAAGAACCAGCGTCGAGAGGCAGCGAGGGAGAAGGCCCGACGGCTCCGTGAGCAGCAGAAGCGCCGCGACCGCGCCGGCCGCCTGCTGCTGCAGGGAGGCCTCGCCGTCGTCGTGATCGCCGTCGTCGCGATCGTCGCCCTGGTCCTCGTTCCGAACCTCCGTCCCGCCGAGGTCGGCCCGGGCCCGGCGAACATGGCCAGCGACGGCCTCGTCGTCGGAGAGGGGCTGGTCGCGCAGACATCCGATCCCGTCCCGGCGAGCGGCACTCCCAGCCCGAGCGCTCTCGACACCTCGACCGGCACCGTCGACATCCGCGTCTACGTCGACTACCTCTGCCCGTACTGCGGCGAGTTCGAGACGACCAACGGCGAGCAGATCGAGGAGTGGGTCGACAGCGGAGCCGCGACCGTCGAGATCCACCCGATCGCGATCCTGACGCCGCGCTCCAACGGCACCAAGTACTCGGAGCGCGCCGCGAACGCCGCCGCCTGCGTCGCCGACTCCTCGCCCGACTCCTTCTTCGACTTCAACTCCCTCCTCTTCGAGAACCAGCCCGCCGAGGGGACTGACGGCCTGTCCGACGACGAGCTCAAGGGCTACGCCGCCGACGCGGGCGTCGAGGACACCGCCGCGGTCGACTCCTGCATCGACGACGGCTCCTTCACGAGCTGGGTGCAAGCGGCGACCGAGCGCGCCACCTCCGGACCGCTGCCGGGCACCGAGGTGGAGAAGGTCTCGGGCACGCCGACCGTCCTCGTGAACGGCGAGGCCTACTCCGGCTCGCTCACCGACCCCGAGGCGTTCAGCTCGTTCGTGCTCGCCGCGGCGGCCGACACCTACTCCTCCGCGTCGCCGACGCCGACCCCGGCCGCGGGCTGA
- a CDS encoding response regulator transcription factor, producing the protein MTSILLVEDESALSEPLSYLLEREGYDVTVAEDGLRAVTAFDEGDYDLILLDLMLPGMPGTEVCREIRTRSQIPIIMVTAKDSEVDIVVGLELGADDYVTKPYSTRELLARIRAVLRRRTEDPGEERIVTAGPVRMDIERHTVEVDGVETPMPLKEFELLEMLLRNAGRVLTRGQLIDRVWGSDYFGDTKTLDVHVKRIRSKIEKTPKEPTLLVTVRGLGYRFDS; encoded by the coding sequence GTGACCAGCATCCTGCTCGTCGAGGACGAGAGCGCCCTCAGCGAACCCCTCAGCTACCTGCTCGAACGCGAGGGCTACGACGTCACCGTCGCCGAGGACGGGCTGCGCGCCGTCACCGCCTTCGACGAGGGCGACTACGACCTGATCCTCCTCGACCTGATGCTCCCCGGCATGCCAGGGACCGAGGTCTGCCGCGAGATCCGCACCCGATCGCAGATCCCCATCATCATGGTGACCGCGAAGGACTCCGAGGTCGACATCGTCGTCGGACTCGAGCTCGGCGCCGACGACTACGTCACCAAGCCCTACTCCACCCGCGAACTGCTCGCCCGGATCCGCGCGGTCCTCCGCCGCCGCACCGAGGACCCGGGAGAGGAGCGCATCGTCACCGCCGGCCCCGTCCGCATGGACATCGAACGGCACACCGTCGAAGTCGACGGAGTCGAGACTCCCATGCCCCTCAAGGAGTTCGAACTCCTCGAGATGCTCCTCCGCAACGCCGGCCGCGTCCTCACCCGCGGCCAGCTCATCGACCGCGTCTGGGGCAGCGACTACTTCGGCGACACCAAGACCCTCGACGTCCACGTGAAGCGCATCCGCTCCAAGATCGAGAAGACGCCGAAGGAGCCGACGCTGCTCGTCACCGTCCGCGGCCTCGGCTACCGCTTCGACTCGTGA
- a CDS encoding ABC transporter ATP-binding protein, protein MASVTFDHASRVYPGATRASVDKLNLEVGDGEFLVLVGPSGCGKSTSLRMLAGLEEVNEGRILIGDRNVTDVPPKDRDIAMVFQNYALYPHMSVAENMGFALKIAGINKDERAARVLEAAKMLDLEPYLNRKPKALSGGQRQRVAMGRAIVRKPQVFLMDEPLSNLDAKLRVSTRTQIGTLQRRLGITTVYVTHDQTEALTMGDRIAVLKDGLLQQVGSPRDLYENPNNVFVAGFIGSPAMNLFHADVTDGGVKFGDTVLPIAREALAKTSQKVVTLGVRPEDVTVSTQPGGLPIEVDLIEELGSDGYLYGHTEVEGRRTDIVARVDGRVHPTAGDRVYVTANHRVHIFDAESGERLS, encoded by the coding sequence ATGGCGTCCGTAACTTTCGACCACGCGTCCCGCGTCTACCCCGGGGCCACGCGTGCCTCCGTCGACAAGCTCAACCTCGAGGTGGGCGACGGCGAGTTCCTCGTCCTCGTCGGCCCCTCCGGCTGCGGCAAGTCGACCTCCCTGCGCATGCTCGCCGGCCTCGAGGAGGTCAACGAGGGCCGCATCCTGATCGGCGACCGCAACGTCACGGACGTGCCGCCGAAGGACCGCGACATCGCGATGGTCTTCCAGAACTACGCGCTGTACCCGCACATGTCGGTCGCCGAGAACATGGGCTTCGCGCTCAAGATCGCCGGCATCAACAAGGACGAGCGCGCCGCGCGGGTCCTCGAGGCCGCGAAGATGCTCGACCTCGAGCCCTACCTGAACCGCAAGCCGAAGGCCCTCTCGGGTGGTCAGCGCCAGCGCGTCGCGATGGGCCGCGCCATCGTCCGCAAGCCGCAGGTCTTCCTCATGGACGAGCCGCTGTCGAACCTCGACGCCAAGCTCCGCGTCTCGACCCGCACCCAGATCGGCACCCTCCAGCGCCGCCTGGGCATCACCACGGTCTACGTCACCCACGACCAGACCGAGGCGCTCACCATGGGCGACCGCATCGCGGTCCTGAAGGACGGGCTCCTCCAGCAGGTCGGCAGCCCGCGCGACCTGTACGAGAACCCGAACAACGTGTTCGTGGCCGGCTTCATCGGCTCGCCCGCGATGAACCTGTTCCACGCGGACGTCACCGACGGCGGCGTCAAGTTCGGCGACACCGTCCTCCCGATCGCCCGCGAGGCGCTCGCGAAGACGAGCCAGAAGGTCGTCACGCTCGGCGTGCGTCCCGAGGACGTCACCGTCTCCACCCAGCCCGGCGGCCTCCCCATCGAGGTCGACCTGATCGAGGAGCTCGGCTCGGACGGCTACCTCTACGGCCACACCGAGGTCGAGGGACGCCGCACCGACATCGTCGCGCGCGTCGACGGCCGCGTGCACCCCACCGCGGGCGACCGCGTCTACGTGACCGCGAACCACCGCGTGCACATCTTCGACGCGGAGTCGGGCGAGCGCCTCTCCTGA
- the rlmB gene encoding 23S rRNA (guanosine(2251)-2'-O)-methyltransferase RlmB, which produces MANKPGRPGAVRKKSKGKAVGSGGQGRQALEGKKPTPKAEDRPYHPAGKAKAARERFVAAGGKGRPGSTLSAAARGGSGRPAPSRKPKSADESEMVTGRNSVLEALRARIPATTLYVATRIEMDERVKEALKLATARGLPVLEIMRPELDRLAGPDSVHQGLVLKVPPYEYAHPSDLLQRSISRAQTPLFVALDGITDPRNLGAIIRSVAAFGGQGVIVPQRRSVGLNSAAWKTSAGAAARVPVAMASNLTAMIKDFKRDGVFVIGLDGGGDTMLPGLELADRPLLVLVGSEGKGLSRLVTEQCDAIVSIPISSAAESLNAGIAASVALYEISKLRASQK; this is translated from the coding sequence ATGGCGAATAAGCCCGGCCGCCCAGGAGCGGTCCGCAAGAAGAGCAAGGGCAAGGCCGTCGGTTCCGGCGGTCAGGGCCGTCAGGCCCTCGAGGGCAAGAAGCCCACGCCGAAGGCCGAGGATCGGCCGTACCACCCCGCAGGCAAGGCGAAGGCGGCGCGCGAGCGCTTCGTCGCCGCAGGCGGGAAGGGACGTCCCGGCAGCACGCTGTCGGCAGCCGCGCGCGGAGGATCGGGTCGGCCCGCTCCGTCGCGCAAGCCCAAGAGCGCGGACGAGTCCGAGATGGTGACCGGGCGCAACTCCGTCCTCGAGGCGCTGCGGGCCAGGATCCCCGCGACGACCCTCTACGTGGCGACGCGCATCGAGATGGACGAGCGGGTCAAGGAGGCGCTGAAGCTCGCCACCGCGCGCGGCCTGCCCGTCCTCGAGATCATGCGTCCCGAGCTCGACCGCCTCGCCGGCCCCGACTCGGTGCACCAGGGCCTCGTCCTCAAGGTGCCGCCGTACGAGTACGCCCACCCGAGCGACCTGCTGCAGCGCAGCATCTCGCGCGCGCAGACGCCGCTCTTCGTCGCGCTCGACGGCATCACCGACCCGCGCAACCTCGGCGCGATCATCCGCTCCGTCGCCGCGTTCGGCGGCCAGGGCGTCATCGTGCCGCAGCGCCGCTCGGTCGGGCTCAACTCGGCCGCGTGGAAGACCTCGGCCGGAGCCGCCGCGCGCGTCCCCGTCGCGATGGCGTCGAACCTGACCGCGATGATCAAGGACTTCAAGCGCGACGGCGTCTTCGTCATCGGCCTCGACGGCGGCGGCGACACGATGCTGCCGGGCCTCGAGCTCGCCGACCGGCCGCTCCTCGTGCTCGTCGGCAGCGAGGGCAAGGGCCTGTCCCGGCTCGTCACCGAGCAGTGCGACGCGATCGTCTCGATCCCGATCAGCTCGGCAGCCGAGTCGCTGAACGCCGGCATCGCGGCGTCGGTCGCGCTCTACGAGATCTCCAAGCTCCGGGCGTCACAGAAGTAG
- the cysS gene encoding cysteine--tRNA ligase, with the protein MTLRLHDSKAQALVDFVPLRANEVGMYVCGPTVQSSPHIGHLRSALVYDQLRRWLRYRGFHVTLVRNVTDIDDKILAIAEESRRAAPEGEPSEQWWALAYRVELEFTAAYNALGILPPTYEPRATASIAEMIALVERLIELGHAYPAPDESGDVYFDTRSWPDYGALTHQRLESMEAATDADPRGKRDPHDFALWKGVKPEEPESASWASPWGPGRPGWHIECSAMSTKYLGTQFDIHGGGLDLRFPHHENELAQSSAAGHAFASYWLHNGLVSVTGQKMSKSLGNSVFASELLDAARPLVVRYYLGSAHYRSTLEFHDGALDEAEAALERIEGFLDRSRRRLEGTRFASVGEPLVPDEFAEAMDDDLSVPQAVGVLHETVRAGNAALDAEDLGTVAALRTQVLAMASVLGIDPEAPEWARSDDEPSYRALSVLVDRLVLERQSAREQRDWAAADRIRTDLAAAGITIEDTQTGAHWSLDGE; encoded by the coding sequence GTGACTCTGCGACTGCATGACTCGAAGGCCCAGGCCCTCGTCGATTTCGTCCCCCTCCGCGCGAACGAGGTCGGGATGTACGTCTGCGGACCCACCGTGCAGTCCTCCCCGCACATCGGGCACCTGCGCTCCGCCCTCGTCTACGACCAGCTGCGGCGCTGGCTCCGCTACCGCGGGTTCCACGTCACCCTGGTGCGCAACGTCACCGACATCGACGACAAGATCCTCGCGATCGCCGAGGAGTCGCGACGAGCGGCCCCCGAGGGCGAGCCCTCCGAGCAGTGGTGGGCGCTGGCCTACCGCGTCGAGCTCGAGTTCACCGCCGCCTACAACGCCCTCGGCATCCTGCCGCCCACCTACGAGCCGCGGGCGACGGCGAGCATCGCCGAGATGATCGCTCTGGTGGAGCGCCTGATCGAGCTCGGTCACGCCTACCCCGCGCCCGACGAGTCCGGCGACGTCTACTTCGACACCCGCTCCTGGCCCGACTACGGCGCCCTCACGCACCAGCGCCTCGAGAGCATGGAGGCGGCGACCGACGCCGACCCGCGCGGCAAGCGCGATCCGCACGACTTCGCCCTGTGGAAGGGCGTCAAGCCCGAGGAGCCGGAGTCGGCGTCGTGGGCGTCCCCGTGGGGCCCGGGGCGTCCGGGCTGGCACATCGAGTGCTCGGCGATGTCGACGAAGTACCTCGGCACGCAGTTCGACATCCACGGCGGCGGTCTGGATCTCCGGTTCCCGCACCACGAGAACGAGCTCGCGCAGTCCAGCGCCGCGGGGCACGCCTTCGCCTCCTACTGGCTGCACAACGGGCTGGTCTCGGTGACGGGGCAGAAGATGAGCAAGTCGCTCGGCAACTCCGTCTTCGCGTCCGAGCTGCTCGACGCGGCTCGGCCCCTCGTCGTCCGCTACTACCTCGGATCCGCGCACTACCGCTCCACCCTCGAGTTCCACGACGGTGCGCTCGATGAGGCCGAGGCCGCGCTCGAGCGGATCGAGGGCTTCCTCGACCGGTCACGCCGTCGCCTCGAGGGCACCCGCTTCGCCTCCGTCGGCGAGCCCCTCGTCCCGGACGAGTTCGCCGAGGCGATGGACGACGACCTCTCCGTCCCGCAGGCCGTCGGCGTTCTGCACGAGACCGTCCGGGCCGGCAACGCCGCCCTCGACGCCGAGGATCTGGGCACCGTCGCAGCGCTGCGCACGCAGGTCCTCGCCATGGCGTCGGTGCTCGGCATCGACCCGGAGGCGCCCGAGTGGGCGCGCTCCGACGACGAGCCCTCCTACCGGGCCCTCAGCGTCCTCGTCGACCGTCTGGTCCTCGAGCGCCAGTCCGCGCGGGAGCAGCGCGACTGGGCGGCCGCCGACCGCATCCGAACCGATCTCGCCGCGGCGGGAATCACGATCGAAGACACCCAGACGGGTGCGCATTGGAGTCTCGATGGCGAATAA
- a CDS encoding cold-shock protein produces the protein MANGTVKWFNAEKGYGFITVDGGGQDVFVHYSAIDMSGYKVLEEGQHVAFEVGTGSKGPQAEAVRLV, from the coding sequence ATGGCGAACGGAACCGTCAAGTGGTTCAACGCTGAGAAGGGCTACGGCTTCATCACGGTCGACGGCGGCGGGCAGGACGTGTTCGTCCACTACTCCGCGATCGACATGTCGGGATACAAGGTCCTCGAGGAGGGCCAGCACGTCGCCTTCGAGGTCGGCACCGGATCGAAGGGACCCCAGGCGGAAGCGGTGCGCCTGGTCTGA
- a CDS encoding GNAT family N-acetyltransferase: MQANSVISKAWSELSTEEVYAFARLRTDVFLREQRVDDDELDGRDLEPTARHWWIADGRGTAAYLRTLVDAEPEHADAHRVIGRVVTRADRRGEGLAHALVQAVIRRHGDEAILLHAQSHVAGLYARSGFVAFGDEYQEAGITHVSMYRSASAETAAGVPTLDG, from the coding sequence GTGCAGGCGAATTCCGTGATCTCGAAAGCGTGGAGCGAACTCTCGACCGAGGAGGTGTACGCCTTCGCGCGGCTGCGGACCGACGTGTTCCTCCGGGAGCAGCGCGTCGACGACGACGAGCTGGACGGCCGCGATCTCGAGCCGACCGCACGGCACTGGTGGATCGCCGACGGGCGCGGGACCGCCGCCTACCTCCGCACCCTCGTCGACGCCGAGCCGGAGCACGCCGACGCGCACCGCGTCATCGGCCGCGTCGTCACCCGCGCCGACAGGAGGGGGGAGGGGCTCGCGCACGCGCTCGTGCAGGCGGTGATCCGGCGCCACGGCGATGAGGCGATCCTCCTGCACGCCCAGTCGCACGTGGCCGGCCTCTACGCGCGCTCGGGCTTCGTCGCGTTCGGCGACGAGTACCAGGAGGCGGGCATCACCCACGTGAGCATGTACCGGAGCGCCTCCGCGGAGACAGCGGCGGGCGTGCCTACCCTGGACGGATGA
- a CDS encoding DUF3263 domain-containing protein gives MNGTTGTARSTSAPSAPLSERDREVLDFERDWTSRSGDKEDAIRSRFGLSVARYYQVLGAVLASPAALAHDPMLVKRLLRIRDGRSGARAARRLGRPE, from the coding sequence ATGAACGGGACGACGGGAACGGCGCGGAGCACGAGCGCGCCGAGTGCTCCCCTCTCCGAGCGCGACCGCGAGGTGCTCGACTTCGAGCGCGACTGGACCTCGCGCTCCGGGGACAAGGAGGACGCGATCCGATCCAGGTTCGGGCTCTCGGTCGCCCGCTACTATCAGGTCCTCGGCGCGGTCCTCGCCTCTCCCGCGGCCCTCGCCCACGACCCGATGCTCGTGAAGCGCCTCCTGCGCATCCGCGACGGGCGCTCCGGTGCCCGCGCCGCGCGGCGCCTCGGGCGGCCCGAGTAG
- a CDS encoding LytR C-terminal domain-containing protein → MSNTHPKDRFDEIPATEGRVGAHRRPPAPHARLIALAWAALATGVIVLLGFIGLLVIDDRVQFDDVFTAPTGIADATPEVAPTVDPSLEIAVLNGTPTAGLAASAGDVLTTDGWTVPTVANASSEDQAATTVYYSDPALQGAALGLVESLGVGALVQGDEFVETGDLVVVLGADYPVG, encoded by the coding sequence ATGTCGAACACGCACCCGAAGGACCGCTTCGACGAGATCCCCGCGACGGAGGGCCGCGTCGGCGCGCACCGTCGGCCGCCCGCTCCGCACGCCCGCCTCATCGCCCTCGCCTGGGCGGCGCTGGCCACCGGAGTGATCGTCCTCCTCGGCTTCATCGGTCTCCTCGTGATCGACGACCGGGTGCAGTTCGACGACGTCTTCACCGCTCCCACCGGCATCGCCGACGCGACGCCGGAGGTCGCTCCGACCGTGGATCCGTCCCTCGAGATCGCGGTGCTCAACGGCACCCCGACCGCCGGGCTCGCTGCCAGCGCCGGCGACGTGCTCACGACGGACGGCTGGACGGTGCCGACGGTCGCGAACGCCAGCTCCGAGGACCAGGCGGCGACCACCGTCTACTACTCCGACCCCGCGCTGCAGGGAGCCGCGCTCGGCCTGGTCGAGTCGCTCGGAGTCGGGGCCCTGGTGCAGGGGGACGAGTTCGTCGAGACCGGCGATCTCGTCGTGGTCCTCGGCGCCGACTACCCCGTCGGCTGA
- a CDS encoding nitroreductase family protein: MPTPVLDAVLARRSRSKVTAEAPGHDEIATYVSAASRLADHSSLRPWRVIEIRGAARDRIGRSFAAASGAKKDPRKYIEKTHRASLLLAVVVSTKKSSVPNWEQEAVASGVAHLLSLLLDEAGWGVFWRTGSYTRAKAVRKAHRLEKGEELLGWLYVGRPDGKIGGPKRPTPAEKHLSVLQP; this comes from the coding sequence GTGCCCACTCCGGTGCTCGACGCCGTCCTCGCGCGACGATCGCGGTCGAAGGTGACGGCGGAGGCACCGGGCCACGACGAGATCGCGACGTACGTCTCGGCGGCGTCGCGTCTCGCCGACCACAGCTCGCTGCGGCCGTGGCGGGTCATCGAGATCCGCGGCGCCGCCCGCGACCGGATCGGCCGCAGCTTCGCCGCCGCGTCGGGGGCCAAGAAGGACCCGCGGAAGTACATCGAGAAGACGCACCGCGCCTCTCTCCTGCTCGCCGTCGTGGTGAGCACGAAGAAGTCGAGCGTGCCGAACTGGGAGCAGGAGGCGGTCGCCTCGGGCGTCGCGCACCTGCTGAGCCTGCTGCTCGACGAGGCGGGCTGGGGCGTCTTCTGGCGCACCGGCTCCTACACCCGCGCGAAGGCGGTCCGGAAGGCGCACCGCCTCGAGAAGGGCGAGGAGCTGCTCGGCTGGCTCTACGTCGGCCGGCCCGACGGCAAGATCGGCGGACCCAAGCGCCCCACCCCCGCCGAGAAGCACCTCAGCGTCCTGCAGCCGTGA
- the ispD gene encoding 2-C-methyl-D-erythritol 4-phosphate cytidylyltransferase produces the protein MTPLSSEPPTVAVVVVAAGSGTRLGRERPKAYVDCAGRTILERSLRTVLTIAEPVQVVVVAPAELVDETVSLCRAASGSDDVAVTAGGATRQESVGRGLALLAPSVETVLVHDAARALTPVDQFERVIAAVRSTGGGVVPGLPVTDTIKRIGSEGAILETVDRAQLAAVQTPQGFPRALLDDAYSAAGAEHTDDAALLAAHGRGSVVVAGDPLAFKITTPWDLSRAEQLLAPPVPVAAPRVGIGTDVHAFDDASPLWLAGLHWPGERGLSGHSDGDPVAHAICDALLAAAGLGDIGSRFGTADPRFADAHGEVFLRATRELVESAGFTIGNVSVQLIGNRPKFSPRRDEAQERLSAILGAPVSVAATTSDALGFTGRGEGVAATATALVLPTASSR, from the coding sequence ATGACCCCCCTCTCCTCGGAGCCCCCCACCGTCGCCGTCGTCGTCGTCGCCGCCGGCAGCGGTACCCGGCTCGGCCGCGAGAGGCCCAAGGCCTATGTGGACTGCGCCGGCCGGACGATCCTGGAGCGCAGCCTCCGCACGGTCCTCACGATCGCCGAGCCCGTCCAGGTCGTCGTGGTCGCCCCCGCCGAGCTCGTCGACGAGACGGTCTCCCTCTGCCGCGCCGCCTCCGGTTCCGACGACGTGGCGGTCACGGCCGGAGGAGCGACCCGGCAGGAGTCGGTCGGCCGCGGTCTGGCGCTCCTCGCCCCCTCCGTCGAGACGGTGCTCGTCCACGACGCCGCGCGCGCCCTCACTCCCGTCGACCAGTTCGAGCGCGTCATCGCGGCGGTCCGGTCGACCGGCGGGGGAGTGGTGCCGGGCCTGCCGGTCACGGACACGATCAAGCGGATCGGATCCGAGGGCGCGATCCTCGAGACGGTCGACCGCGCGCAGCTCGCGGCCGTGCAGACGCCGCAGGGCTTCCCCCGCGCCCTGCTCGACGACGCGTACTCCGCCGCGGGCGCCGAGCACACCGACGACGCGGCGCTCCTCGCGGCGCACGGCCGCGGCTCCGTCGTCGTCGCCGGCGACCCCCTCGCCTTCAAGATCACCACGCCGTGGGACCTGTCGCGGGCGGAGCAGCTGCTCGCGCCGCCCGTGCCCGTCGCCGCTCCGCGGGTCGGCATCGGCACCGATGTGCACGCCTTCGACGACGCGTCGCCCCTCTGGCTCGCCGGACTGCACTGGCCCGGGGAGCGGGGGCTCTCGGGGCACAGCGACGGCGATCCCGTCGCCCACGCGATCTGCGACGCCCTCCTCGCCGCGGCCGGGCTGGGCGACATCGGCTCGCGCTTCGGCACCGCGGACCCGCGCTTCGCCGACGCGCACGGCGAGGTGTTCCTCCGAGCCACGCGCGAGCTCGTCGAGTCGGCGGGCTTCACGATCGGCAACGTCTCGGTGCAGCTGATCGGCAACCGGCCGAAGTTCTCGCCGCGCCGCGACGAGGCGCAGGAGCGGCTGTCGGCGATCCTCGGCGCGCCCGTGAGCGTCGCCGCGACGACCTCCGACGCCCTCGGCTTCACGGGGCGGGGCGAGGGAGTGGCGGCGACGGCGACCGCGCTCGTGCTCCCGACCGCGTCCTCGCGCTGA